The Candidatus Dependentiae bacterium genome includes a window with the following:
- the prfB gene encoding peptide chain release factor 2, which yields MLIDELREKLKSIEPDLETIKTYWKNSSIENEFQKLTTQTEQTDFWQNPDQATILKSLQRLKTQRELYHSIINSHKDLLEMIELFANDESELANIARDVGGLVKSVGKFKIDLLLNNPEDSSNAFLNINAGAGGTESQDWANMLLRMYLRFCEREGFDAEVLDMQPGEAAGIKSATLFIKGKHAYGLFKAEQGIHRLVRISPYDANKRRHTSFAGVSATPEVPEVAIEIDAGDLRIDTYRAGGAGGQHVNKTESAVRITHIPTNTVVACQTQRSQGQNKDTAMKMLKAKLAQKQKEEQEAKAASVEKKKIEWGSQIRSYVLHPYKMVKDHRTDLESPQPDLVLDGDIMEFIEKYLLFAAT from the coding sequence ATGCTCATTGATGAACTACGCGAGAAACTAAAATCTATTGAACCGGATCTTGAAACAATTAAGACCTACTGGAAAAACTCAAGTATCGAGAACGAGTTTCAAAAACTCACCACTCAAACTGAGCAAACAGATTTCTGGCAAAATCCAGATCAAGCCACCATTTTAAAAAGCTTACAACGGCTCAAAACGCAGCGAGAACTCTATCATTCCATAATAAATAGCCATAAAGACCTTTTGGAGATGATCGAACTTTTTGCAAATGATGAATCTGAATTAGCAAATATAGCGCGAGATGTTGGCGGCTTAGTAAAATCGGTTGGTAAATTCAAAATAGATCTCCTTCTTAATAATCCTGAAGATTCATCTAATGCTTTCTTAAATATTAATGCGGGCGCAGGCGGTACCGAATCGCAAGATTGGGCAAATATGCTTTTGCGCATGTATTTAAGGTTTTGCGAGCGAGAAGGTTTCGATGCAGAAGTTCTTGATATGCAGCCGGGAGAAGCTGCAGGAATAAAATCTGCAACATTGTTTATTAAAGGAAAGCATGCATATGGACTCTTTAAAGCGGAGCAAGGAATCCATCGCCTCGTGCGCATATCTCCTTATGATGCAAATAAACGCCGACATACTTCATTTGCCGGCGTAAGTGCAACGCCCGAAGTTCCTGAAGTTGCGATTGAAATCGATGCAGGCGATTTGCGAATTGATACGTATCGCGCAGGAGGAGCAGGAGGCCAGCACGTCAATAAAACAGAATCTGCGGTACGCATCACCCACATCCCAACCAATACCGTCGTTGCGTGCCAGACGCAGCGCTCTCAGGGCCAAAATAAGGATACGGCAATGAAGATGCTTAAAGCAAAATTAGCGCAAAAACAAAAAGAAGAACAAGAAGCAAAAGCTGCATCGGTAGAAAAAAAGAAAATTGAATGGGGATCGCAAATCAGATCGTATGTATTGCATCCCTATAAAATGGTTAAAGATCATCGCACCGATCTTGAATCACCTCAACCAGATTTAGTACTTGATGGCGACATCATGGAATTTATTGAGAAATATTTGCTGTTTGCAGCAACGTAA
- the gmk gene encoding guanylate kinase, which translates to MGSEKKTGKLFIVSAPSGAGKTTLVNALIKQLPMEHSIARLITYTSKSPRFNEMPGVDYHFLSNQEFEQKIDEQFFLEWSGAYGAYYGTARLLIDHLASGSSFIAVVDRSGAQRLKQEIPEAILTWVHTANMQVLEERLRLRSTETQEEIELRLALAQRELAQEQENRLYQHHILNDFFEKALKELKNIIISHHQ; encoded by the coding sequence TTGGGATCAGAAAAAAAAACCGGGAAGCTTTTTATTGTTTCGGCACCATCGGGTGCGGGTAAAACGACACTTGTTAATGCGCTCATTAAGCAACTGCCGATGGAGCATTCTATTGCGCGGCTCATTACCTATACCAGTAAAAGCCCTCGCTTCAATGAAATGCCGGGGGTCGATTATCATTTTTTATCGAATCAAGAGTTTGAGCAGAAGATCGACGAACAGTTTTTCTTGGAGTGGAGCGGTGCTTATGGTGCCTATTATGGCACAGCGCGCCTACTGATTGATCACTTAGCCTCGGGGAGCTCGTTTATTGCGGTAGTTGATAGATCTGGGGCCCAGCGGCTGAAACAGGAGATCCCTGAAGCGATTCTTACATGGGTCCATACGGCAAATATGCAAGTCCTTGAAGAACGGCTTCGGCTACGAAGCACAGAAACTCAGGAAGAAATCGAGCTCCGTTTGGCGTTGGCTCAAAGAGAACTAGCACAAGAACAAGAAAATAGGCTCTATCAGCACCATATTCTTAACGATTTTTTTGAAAAAGCATTAAAAGAGTTAAAAAATATTATAATTTCACATCATCAATAA